The region GGCGTCAAAGTGCCGTTTTCGGACCTTCAAAGTGCAGTCTACGACTCGGTCTCAACCGCCATCGAATCGAGAAAGATGAAAGCTCCTCTGATTTTTGTCGAAAAAGGAGTGACATACGAGAGAATGCTCGAAGTCTACGAAGAAGTTATGAAAGCCGCCGACAAACTCGATTTGGAACACCCAGAACTTCCGGAAGCCGATTGGTTCAACAAACAAACGGTCGCGGCGCTTATTAGCGTTCAACTCAGGCCGATAACAGGCTGGTAGGCGGTTTTATGAGAGTGGAAAAAGAAAAAAAAGTTGAAGCGAGGATACCGACAGCTTCGATGTCGGACATCGCTTTTTTGCTTATTATATTTTTTATGGTTACAACAGTTTTCAGACAGGAAAGAGGTCTCGACATCACCCTTCCTGGGTCGAACCTCGCAGTGAAACTGGAACAGAGAAGGATACACCACATATATCTGGGCTGGTCTTCGAGAAACCCAAACGAGAGGGTTCCCATAGTATCCATAAACGACCAGATTTTCCCGATGGATCAGGTTGACGGGGTTCTCAGGCAGAAGCTCGAAGAATACAGGGCGAGCACGACCGGTACCGACGAAGAGTGGAAGCAGTTCGTCTTCAGCTTGCAGATTGAAAGGGACATGCCATATGTATTTGTGGATTCTCTTCTTCAGGAGGCGAGGCAGGGCGGAAGGAACGTAGTTCAGGCCATTCAGATAAACTATGGGGCGAGAGAAGCTCAAAAAGGGGGATGACATGGATCGAAAACGCATGGACACATCTGTCCCTATAAGGACAGGGGTAATTCTCGCTCTGGTGTTTCATCTCCTCGCGCTCGTAGCGATTCCGGAACCCAATATACCGGAATACAAGCCTGCCGAGAGGAAGGAATCGGAAAACATCCAGCAGGAAGTAAATCTGCAAGTCGATTTTCAGACCATTGAAGAAATTCAGCAGCAGATACAACAGCCCCAGGATATCATGCAGGAAATACAGCAGAGCGGCGAAATAATTTTGTCGACAGAAGGCGATACGCTGATTGGGGGCGCCGCGTCGGACGTTTTTGAAGTTGATACCACGGAACTTCTTCCAGACGATCAGGGGGAAGTATCTTCAGAATACGTCAGCGTTTACGAAACACCTCCGAGACCTGTTCATATTCAGGAACCTGCATACCCATCCGCTGCGCTAAACCAGAATTTGGAAGGAACTGTCGTCCTTTTGCTCTATGTCGATATAGACGGAAAAGTTACGAGAGCCGACGTGATAAACTCGACTAATCCCCTTTTCAACGACGCGGCCGTTGACGCCGGGCTCAGATGCACTTTCAAACCAGCAGAAAGCGCCGGCAGACCCATAAGAGTAAAATTAGTTTTTCCAGTTAATTTTAAGTTGACTAATTAAAGGAGGTGGATGTGAAGAGACCTGTTTTGATATTTTTTTCTCTTCTGCTCGTACTGACGACTTCATCCGTTTACGGAAAGATGAGGGATGAATACAATGCTATGGCAAATCCCTATACCCAATTCAGAGGGATGGAACAAAGCAACATTTGGCTTTGTTTTACAAACTACGGGTTTTTCGGAAATGGCGGTGAATACGGTATAGTAGGATACTCTTGTATGTTTCCCGCTTATTCAAACCAGGAATATTTATTTCAGGGAGCTCTCTGGATAGCTGCCGTCACAGGCAGAGATACCCTCTGCAGCGTAGGTG is a window of candidate division WOR-3 bacterium DNA encoding:
- a CDS encoding biopolymer transporter ExbD, with translation MAFRKKVSREAEIPTSSMSDIAFLLLVFFLVTTHFQRDTGIVTKLPPSGETQEAQENIVLSIVVPEDTLVAGDSVKVGGVKVPFSDLQSAVYDSVSTAIESRKMKAPLIFVEKGVTYERMLEVYEEVMKAADKLDLEHPELPEADWFNKQTVAALISVQLRPITGW
- a CDS encoding biopolymer transporter ExbD, with translation MRVEKEKKVEARIPTASMSDIAFLLIIFFMVTTVFRQERGLDITLPGSNLAVKLEQRRIHHIYLGWSSRNPNERVPIVSINDQIFPMDQVDGVLRQKLEEYRASTTGTDEEWKQFVFSLQIERDMPYVFVDSLLQEARQGGRNVVQAIQINYGAREAQKGG
- a CDS encoding energy transducer TonB; the protein is MDRKRMDTSVPIRTGVILALVFHLLALVAIPEPNIPEYKPAERKESENIQQEVNLQVDFQTIEEIQQQIQQPQDIMQEIQQSGEIILSTEGDTLIGGAASDVFEVDTTELLPDDQGEVSSEYVSVYETPPRPVHIQEPAYPSAALNQNLEGTVVLLLYVDIDGKVTRADVINSTNPLFNDAAVDAGLRCTFKPAESAGRPIRVKLVFPVNFKLTN